A window from Tenacibaculum singaporense encodes these proteins:
- a CDS encoding efflux RND transporter periplasmic adaptor subunit, whose amino-acid sequence MRKIYSLFAITLLLASCGGKKEQSVQDVIASNDLAKIREKKASLDTQMQTLSDEIKILNDKISELDTNKKVPLITVLSAKEEVFDHYLELQGAVQTKQNVLIYPEMPGLLVRIYVKEGQYVKKGQTLAKIDDGGLANQLAQIEAQAALAETTYKRQKRLWDQKIGSEIQFLQAKTNYEAQTNAVSQLRRQLAKSVITAPFSGVIDDVIKEQGTVVAPGMGSEVFRIVNLKNMYIETDVPESYITSIKKGKNVEVEFPVLGEKLTSKIRQAGNFINPANRTFKVEVGVPNHEGKIKPNLTAKLKINDYSNEKAILIPQSIISENANGEQYVYVVEDIKDEVGTAKQTIITTGKTQGDIIEVLSGIESGTKIIEEGARSVKNGQEVKVLTLSEEAK is encoded by the coding sequence ATGAGAAAAATATATTCACTATTCGCAATTACATTGCTTTTAGCCTCATGTGGAGGTAAAAAAGAGCAATCTGTACAAGACGTAATAGCTTCTAATGATTTAGCTAAAATTAGAGAGAAAAAAGCGTCGTTAGATACACAAATGCAAACACTATCTGATGAGATTAAGATTTTAAACGACAAAATTTCTGAATTAGATACAAACAAAAAAGTTCCATTAATTACAGTTCTTTCAGCAAAGGAAGAGGTTTTTGATCACTATTTAGAATTGCAAGGAGCTGTACAAACAAAACAAAATGTATTAATTTACCCAGAAATGCCAGGGCTTCTAGTACGTATTTATGTGAAAGAAGGACAGTATGTTAAAAAAGGACAAACCTTAGCAAAAATTGACGATGGAGGTTTAGCTAATCAATTAGCTCAAATAGAAGCGCAAGCTGCATTAGCAGAAACAACGTATAAGCGTCAAAAGCGTTTATGGGACCAAAAAATAGGATCTGAAATTCAGTTTTTACAAGCAAAAACTAATTATGAAGCACAAACCAATGCGGTTAGTCAATTAAGAAGACAATTAGCAAAATCGGTAATTACTGCACCTTTTTCAGGAGTAATTGATGATGTAATTAAAGAGCAAGGAACTGTAGTTGCTCCAGGAATGGGGTCAGAAGTTTTTAGAATTGTAAACCTAAAAAACATGTATATCGAAACAGATGTACCTGAAAGTTACATTACTTCTATTAAGAAAGGAAAAAATGTAGAAGTTGAGTTTCCTGTTTTAGGAGAAAAGTTAACTTCTAAAATTCGTCAAGCAGGTAATTTTATTAATCCAGCCAATAGAACGTTTAAAGTAGAAGTAGGTGTGCCTAACCATGAGGGTAAGATTAAGCCTAACTTAACAGCAAAGTTAAAAATCAACGATTACTCTAATGAGAAAGCAATTTTAATTCCTCAAAGTATTATTTCAGAAAATGCTAATGGAGAACAGTATGTGTATGTGGTAGAAGATATCAAAGATGAGGTCGGAACTGCTAAGCAAACAATTATAACTACAGGGAAAACGCAAGGAGATATTATTGAAGTTTTAAGCGGAATTGAAAGCGGAACAAAAATTATTGAAGAAGGAGCTCGTAGTGTAAAAAACGGACAAGAGGTTAAGGTATTAACTCTTTCAGAAGAAGCAAAATAA
- a CDS encoding TolC family protein — MRKYIYGVFVFFFTGYLFAQEKEMSLSMQEAIDYAIKNSYENKVSLNDIEAAKKKKWETTTIGLPQINGKVDYQNWIKQQVSLLPVAAFDNTQSTIDIVEEYFDGVVRNGNEVTTPTGFIPLRFGTKQTMNASVTLSQLIFDGSYLVGLQSAKTYLKISEQAKEKTELATREAVINAYGNVLVTEKSIEILENNKKILEKNLNETQKTYDNGLTELENVEQLQITLGNVESNLRNAERLKEIAYQMLNVSLGNSIDTKLTLTSTLDNLVIDNTDLSLLATQFNIDNHIDYKIAQNDRESKRLLMKLEQSKALPSLSAFINYGANANSDDFNFLDSNQKWFDYSLFGVTLNVPIFSSLGRSSRTAQAKIALESADIRLEEAKQKLNLQVQRAKSEYQLGIENYETAKKNLALAERIEKKQQVKFFEGISSSFDLLQAQNQLYTQQNNYVQSMLNVIAKKAQLENALNIPLK; from the coding sequence ATGAGGAAATACATATATGGTGTATTTGTGTTCTTTTTTACGGGGTACCTATTTGCTCAAGAAAAAGAAATGAGTTTATCAATGCAAGAGGCAATTGATTATGCTATAAAAAACAGTTACGAGAATAAAGTGTCTTTAAATGATATAGAAGCAGCTAAAAAGAAAAAATGGGAAACTACTACAATAGGTTTACCGCAAATTAATGGAAAAGTTGATTATCAAAACTGGATAAAACAACAAGTTTCTTTACTGCCAGTTGCAGCTTTTGATAATACACAAAGTACCATAGATATTGTAGAGGAATATTTTGATGGAGTCGTAAGAAATGGAAATGAAGTAACAACACCAACAGGCTTTATTCCTTTGCGATTTGGAACAAAGCAAACAATGAATGCATCAGTCACATTATCTCAATTAATTTTTGATGGTTCGTATTTGGTAGGGTTACAATCGGCAAAAACATACTTGAAAATATCTGAACAAGCAAAGGAGAAAACAGAATTAGCAACGCGTGAAGCTGTTATTAATGCTTATGGAAATGTATTAGTTACTGAAAAATCAATTGAGATTTTAGAGAATAACAAGAAAATATTAGAGAAAAACTTGAATGAAACTCAAAAAACCTACGACAATGGGTTGACAGAGTTAGAAAATGTAGAGCAGTTACAAATTACTTTAGGAAACGTTGAAAGTAATCTAAGGAATGCTGAACGATTAAAAGAAATAGCATACCAAATGTTAAATGTTTCTCTAGGTAACTCAATTGATACCAAATTAACACTAACTTCTACCTTAGATAATTTGGTTATTGATAATACCGATTTAAGCTTATTAGCTACTCAATTTAATATTGATAATCATATCGATTATAAAATAGCTCAAAACGATAGAGAAAGTAAACGTTTATTAATGAAGTTAGAACAAAGTAAAGCTTTACCAAGTTTATCAGCATTTATAAATTATGGAGCTAATGCCAATTCAGACGATTTTAATTTCTTAGATAGTAATCAAAAGTGGTTTGACTATTCGTTATTTGGAGTAACCTTAAATGTGCCTATTTTTAGTAGTTTGGGAAGAAGTTCAAGAACGGCGCAAGCAAAAATAGCATTAGAAAGTGCAGATATCCGCTTAGAAGAAGCAAAGCAAAAGTTAAACCTACAAGTACAAAGAGCTAAAAGCGAGTATCAATTAGGAATTGAAAACTACGAAACAGCGAAGAAAAATTTAGCGTTAGCTGAACGAATAGAAAAAAAGCAACAAGTAAAGTTTTTTGAAGGAATTTCTTCAAGCTTCGATTTACTACAAGCACAAAATCAGTTATACACACAACAGAACAATTATGTACAATCTATGTTGAACGTAATTGCTAAGAAAGCACAATTAGAAAACGCATTAAACATACCACTAAAATAA
- a CDS encoding TetR/AcrR family transcriptional regulator, translated as MRDKIINKAGEMFLTLGFKSTTMDDIAKELGMSKKTLYKYFSNKTALVDASTESVHNTISETIDMVKSQNYNAVEEEFAVKAIFKEMFKNAKTSPMYQLKKYYPETYTKLIEREVCMFRDCNVDNLKKGIEQGLYRANIKGDLLVNFYFTLVFGVFESELYSNDMQEVMEIEYEILEYHIRAIATPKGVQELEKQLKNINKN; from the coding sequence ATGAGAGATAAAATAATTAATAAAGCTGGAGAAATGTTTTTAACCCTTGGGTTTAAAAGCACAACGATGGATGATATTGCGAAAGAGCTTGGAATGTCTAAAAAAACATTATACAAGTATTTTTCAAATAAAACAGCTTTGGTAGATGCTAGTACGGAATCGGTTCATAATACAATAAGTGAAACGATTGATATGGTTAAAAGCCAAAATTACAATGCTGTAGAAGAGGAGTTTGCTGTGAAGGCAATTTTTAAAGAAATGTTTAAAAATGCAAAAACTTCACCTATGTACCAATTAAAGAAGTACTATCCAGAAACGTATACAAAGCTAATAGAACGTGAGGTTTGCATGTTTAGAGACTGTAATGTAGATAATTTAAAGAAAGGAATTGAACAAGGTTTATACAGAGCAAACATAAAAGGAGACCTTTTAGTCAACTTTTATTTTACACTGGTTTTTGGTGTATTTGAAAGCGAACTATACAGCAACGATATGCAAGAGGTTATGGAAATTGAATATGAAATTTTAGAGTATCATATTAGGGCTATAGCTACTCCAAAAGGAGTACAAGAATTAGAAAAACAATTAAAAAACATAAACAAAAACTAA
- a CDS encoding polyprenyl synthetase family protein, translating to MDILSYQSDFITFLESQKFTREPKNLYQPIDYILRLGGKRIRPILTLIAADVFSNDYQKALPAAFAVEVFHNFTLVHDDIMDDAPLRRGKETVHEKWNINTGILSGDAMLILAYQYFENYEPEIFQKLAQLFSKTALEVCDGQQLDVDFETRNDVTIDEYIKMITLKTSVLVAAALKMGAIVAKADEEQAQHLYNYGLNLGIAFQLQDDYLDTFGDPESFGKQVGGDIIENKKTYLYLKALEVANSTDKENLLNLYNGKQKNNTEKVTTVSAIFKENNIPEETHKLIEYYTDKSFESLNHLNISNNHKEGLRAFGKNLMSRKV from the coding sequence TTGGACATATTATCATATCAATCAGACTTTATAACTTTTTTAGAATCTCAGAAATTTACAAGAGAACCTAAAAACCTTTACCAACCAATAGATTACATCTTAAGATTAGGAGGAAAAAGAATTCGTCCAATATTAACCTTAATTGCTGCTGATGTATTTTCAAACGATTATCAAAAAGCATTACCAGCTGCATTTGCTGTTGAAGTTTTTCATAACTTTACTTTAGTGCATGATGACATAATGGATGACGCTCCTTTAAGAAGAGGAAAGGAAACTGTACATGAAAAGTGGAATATAAATACTGGGATTCTGTCAGGTGACGCTATGCTTATTCTAGCTTATCAATATTTTGAAAATTATGAACCTGAAATTTTTCAAAAGCTGGCACAATTATTTAGCAAAACTGCTTTGGAGGTTTGTGATGGACAGCAATTAGATGTTGACTTTGAAACTAGAAATGATGTAACCATTGATGAGTATATTAAAATGATTACATTAAAAACATCTGTTTTAGTTGCTGCTGCTTTAAAAATGGGCGCTATTGTTGCAAAAGCAGATGAAGAACAAGCTCAACACTTATACAACTATGGTTTAAACCTAGGTATTGCTTTTCAATTACAAGATGATTACTTAGACACTTTCGGAGATCCTGAATCTTTTGGAAAACAAGTTGGCGGTGACATTATTGAAAACAAGAAAACCTACCTTTACTTAAAAGCTTTAGAAGTTGCAAATAGCACTGACAAAGAAAATTTACTAAATCTTTACAACGGAAAGCAAAAAAATAATACTGAAAAAGTAACCACTGTTTCGGCTATTTTTAAAGAAAATAACATCCCAGAAGAGACACACAAACTTATTGAGTACTACACAGATAAGTCTTTCGAAAGCTTAAACCACCTTAACATTTCTAATAACCATAAAGAAGGGTTACGCGCTTTTGGAAAAAATTTAATGAGCAGAAAAGTGTAA
- a CDS encoding carboxypeptidase regulatory-like domain-containing protein, whose protein sequence is MKSIIKITILLMCVTLFNCSEDTVDFVEFGTIKGRVVKKRSFEPIANAKITLSPTNNTTFTDEDGYFLMENVPAQDYSVSATKEGFLTGFEPVGLGAEAEINVVFELDIETALNDPPTAPELRSPVSGIEDVNNTVELSFKSTDPDEDEITYRIEIKNDFNNDVISFENVKDTLYTVTDLKFGVKYFWQVAASDNINAEVLSTVSTFKVTSTPDNRYFYTRQEEGNNVIYSGDYINEAPINELLLTSPTTNSWRPRKNSAANLVAFLRTDNNETHIYTMNTDGSGVKKVTSNVPVVAFDLNEVDFSWSSNGDRIIYPHYDKLYLINKDGSGLQQIYQTIDGNYITECDWSNDESKIALKTNNTSGYNVQIYTIDMTGNIIDNVLTGVQGAAGGINFTIDGSSLLYTRDISEYESSNYRLLNSHIFLYEFATAEVTDLSEGKADGTNDLDPRLSPNEAEIIFVNTSNDGISTRTIYKVPFSEGSTTRTALFENATMPDWE, encoded by the coding sequence ATGAAAAGCATAATAAAAATAACAATACTTTTAATGTGTGTAACCTTATTTAACTGTAGTGAAGATACTGTGGATTTTGTTGAATTTGGCACTATTAAAGGGCGTGTAGTTAAAAAGAGAAGTTTTGAACCAATAGCCAATGCTAAAATTACATTGTCACCAACCAATAATACAACTTTTACAGATGAAGATGGTTACTTTCTAATGGAAAATGTGCCAGCACAAGACTATTCCGTAAGTGCAACTAAAGAAGGATTTTTAACAGGTTTTGAACCTGTGGGTTTAGGAGCAGAGGCAGAAATTAATGTAGTTTTTGAATTAGATATAGAAACAGCTTTAAACGACCCTCCAACTGCTCCAGAATTAAGATCCCCAGTAAGTGGTATAGAAGATGTAAATAACACGGTAGAATTAAGTTTTAAATCAACCGACCCAGATGAAGATGAAATAACATACAGAATAGAGATTAAAAACGACTTTAATAATGATGTTATATCTTTTGAAAATGTAAAAGACACTTTGTATACGGTAACCGATTTAAAATTTGGAGTAAAATATTTTTGGCAAGTAGCTGCTTCAGATAATATTAATGCAGAAGTATTAAGTACTGTAAGTACATTTAAAGTAACATCAACACCTGATAATAGATACTTTTATACAAGACAGGAAGAGGGAAATAATGTTATTTACTCAGGAGACTATATTAATGAAGCGCCAATAAATGAACTTTTGTTAACCTCCCCAACCACAAACTCCTGGAGACCTAGAAAAAATTCAGCAGCGAATTTGGTTGCCTTCTTACGGACAGACAATAACGAAACTCACATTTATACAATGAATACAGATGGTTCAGGTGTTAAAAAAGTTACTTCTAATGTTCCTGTAGTTGCGTTTGATTTAAACGAAGTTGATTTCTCTTGGTCTTCAAATGGAGATCGAATCATATATCCGCATTACGATAAATTATATTTGATAAATAAAGATGGAAGCGGTTTACAGCAAATATATCAAACAATAGATGGTAATTATATTACTGAATGCGATTGGAGTAATGATGAATCTAAAATAGCACTGAAAACCAATAATACAAGTGGGTATAATGTACAAATCTATACGATTGATATGACAGGAAATATAATTGACAATGTTTTAACAGGAGTACAAGGAGCTGCAGGAGGGATTAATTTTACAATAGATGGAAGCTCGCTGTTATACACTAGAGATATTTCTGAATATGAATCGAGTAATTATAGACTACTAAATAGTCATATCTTTTTATATGAGTTTGCTACAGCAGAAGTTACTGATTTATCAGAAGGAAAAGCTGATGGAACAAATGATTTAGACCCACGCTTATCACCTAATGAGGCTGAAATTATCTTTGTGAATACATCCAATGATGGAATTTCCACAAGAACAATTTATAAAGTACCTTTTAGTGAAGGGTCTACAACAAGAACAGCATTGTTTGAAAATGCTACAATGCCAGATTGGGAGTAA
- a CDS encoding CsgG/HfaB family protein, with product MRKLLLKLLFSLLSFILFSSCGAYLNQPFQTTNARIGENTSLQNDLIKNIKPVEKIIVGVYKFRDQTGQYKPTENGSTFSTAVTQGGTSILLKSLEESKWFTPIERENIANLLNERQIIRSTRQEYQGVNSTKMPPLLFAGIILEGGVVSYDSNIITGGSGVRYFGAGASNQYREDRITVYLRAVSTSNGQILKNIYVSKTILSQGISANLYRYVSLRRLLEVETGVTKNEPMQLAVKEAIDKAVEQLIIEGVVDGLWTPQGGDTVVNLFKKEYLKEKNEADNTLLFNRKQEKRRAINSMSVMGGTSIISGDYSNPVARFGFDLKYRYFFKDPRFSFGGSIGKFSLENERSFENTFLTSSLFLEYNMLPYDRLTPYAYVGIGSVLEKNLDNPMFKFQYGLGLEYLITNKIGLTLYGENYLLGSDNLDKLVRGKRNDFIWRIGAGINVYF from the coding sequence ATGAGAAAACTATTACTCAAATTATTATTCTCTTTATTAAGTTTTATCTTGTTTTCTAGTTGTGGAGCATACCTTAATCAGCCATTTCAGACAACGAATGCTAGAATAGGAGAAAACACCTCTTTACAAAACGATTTAATTAAAAACATTAAACCTGTCGAAAAAATAATCGTAGGAGTTTATAAATTTAGAGATCAAACAGGACAATACAAGCCTACTGAAAACGGTTCTACATTTAGTACTGCGGTAACGCAAGGAGGTACATCAATTTTATTAAAATCATTAGAAGAATCAAAATGGTTTACTCCAATAGAAAGAGAAAACATTGCTAACTTATTAAATGAACGACAAATAATAAGGTCTACAAGGCAAGAATACCAAGGAGTTAATTCTACAAAAATGCCACCATTACTTTTTGCTGGAATTATTTTAGAAGGAGGTGTGGTTTCTTATGATTCTAATATTATTACAGGGGGTTCAGGAGTTCGATATTTTGGAGCGGGAGCATCTAACCAATATAGAGAGGATAGAATAACAGTGTATTTAAGAGCTGTATCTACATCAAACGGACAAATCTTAAAAAATATTTATGTCTCAAAAACAATACTCTCGCAAGGAATTTCAGCAAACTTATATAGATATGTTTCTTTAAGAAGATTGTTAGAAGTAGAAACTGGAGTAACCAAAAACGAACCTATGCAATTAGCTGTAAAAGAAGCTATAGATAAAGCAGTAGAGCAGTTAATTATAGAAGGTGTTGTAGATGGTTTATGGACTCCTCAAGGAGGTGATACGGTTGTTAATCTCTTTAAAAAAGAATATTTAAAAGAAAAAAATGAAGCAGATAATACTTTATTGTTTAATAGAAAACAAGAAAAAAGAAGGGCTATTAATTCAATGAGTGTTATGGGAGGAACTTCAATAATTTCTGGTGATTATTCAAATCCAGTTGCAAGGTTTGGGTTTGACTTAAAATATAGGTACTTTTTTAAGGATCCAAGATTTAGTTTTGGAGGAAGTATAGGTAAGTTTTCACTAGAAAATGAAAGATCTTTTGAGAATACATTTTTAACATCAAGTCTATTTTTAGAATACAATATGTTGCCTTATGATAGGTTAACACCTTATGCGTATGTTGGGATTGGATCGGTTTTAGAAAAAAACCTAGATAATCCTATGTTTAAATTTCAGTATGGTCTGGGATTAGAGTATTTAATAACCAATAAAATAGGTTTAACTCTTTATGGAGAAAACTATCTTTTAGGCTCAGATAATTTAGATAAGTTAGTTAGAGGAAAAAGAAACGATTTTATTTGGAGAATAGGAGCAGGTATAAATGTTTATTTTTAA